One genomic region from Clostridium saccharobutylicum DSM 13864 encodes:
- the ilvB gene encoding biosynthetic-type acetolactate synthase large subunit, with the protein MKCSGAEIIIRLLENEGVEFISGIPGGFNLPMYDALYNSKIKHILARHEQGAAFIAQGISRTTDKVGVCFATSGPGATNLLTAIADAKLDSIPLIVITGQVPLSAIGTDAFQEVDAYGLTIPITKHNFLIRNIHDLFTIIPEAFRIATEGRPGPVLIDIPKNIQTEIIELEFFPNDDTLSNSLESNISNVIEEKTISSRTFLKSSTIECIAELINNSRKPIIYAGGGIISSNASSNLYELAKKNNIPVALSLMGLGAFPCDDDLSLGMLGMHAAPYTNYLLNEADLILAFGIRFDDRATGNIDKFCPNASIIHVDIDPSELNKVKTCSLSMAADIKEFLDAIIPYVDVKSRNSWVKRVKCFKEKYPLPSYENTMHPANLIPFIASKVGSDAIIAIDVGEHQMWTAQRYPFKKPKTLLTSGGLGTMGFGLPVSIGAALVNPDKNVLCFSGDGSILMNIQELATLADFNLNVKVIILTNHHLGLVRQQQELFYNKHYIASSFISNPNFKVVAEGFGMKGYDLGDEQYPLEKLENILNEEGPCVINVPIDECENIFPMVAPGKSNLEMIGGEKFND; encoded by the coding sequence TTGAAATGTAGTGGTGCTGAAATAATTATTAGATTATTGGAAAACGAAGGTGTTGAATTTATTTCTGGTATTCCTGGCGGATTTAATCTACCAATGTACGATGCTTTATATAATAGCAAAATTAAACATATTTTAGCTCGTCATGAGCAAGGTGCAGCATTTATTGCACAAGGTATTTCAAGAACTACTGATAAAGTTGGTGTATGTTTTGCAACTTCTGGTCCCGGTGCAACTAATCTACTTACTGCTATTGCTGATGCTAAACTTGATTCTATTCCTCTAATTGTAATAACTGGGCAAGTACCTCTATCCGCTATAGGTACAGATGCTTTCCAAGAAGTAGATGCTTATGGTTTAACAATTCCTATTACTAAGCATAATTTTTTAATTAGAAATATACATGATCTTTTTACTATAATACCAGAAGCATTTAGAATTGCAACTGAAGGCAGACCTGGTCCTGTACTTATTGATATACCCAAAAATATTCAAACAGAAATAATTGAATTAGAATTCTTCCCTAATGATGACACTTTATCTAATTCATTAGAGTCTAATATTAGTAATGTTATTGAGGAAAAAACTATTTCATCAAGGACTTTCTTAAAAAGTTCTACAATTGAATGTATTGCTGAACTTATAAATAATTCAAGAAAGCCTATAATATATGCTGGAGGTGGGATAATTAGTTCCAATGCTTCTAGTAATTTGTATGAATTAGCTAAAAAAAATAATATTCCTGTGGCCTTGAGCCTCATGGGACTTGGTGCATTTCCTTGTGATGATGATTTAAGTCTTGGGATGCTTGGAATGCATGCAGCCCCTTACACAAACTATTTGCTTAATGAAGCAGATTTAATTTTAGCTTTTGGAATAAGATTTGATGATAGAGCTACTGGCAACATAGATAAATTTTGTCCTAATGCTTCAATTATTCACGTAGACATTGATCCTTCTGAATTAAATAAAGTTAAAACATGCAGTCTTTCAATGGCTGCTGATATAAAAGAATTCCTAGATGCTATTATTCCATATGTTGATGTTAAATCTAGAAATTCTTGGGTCAAGAGAGTTAAATGCTTTAAAGAAAAATACCCACTTCCTTCTTATGAAAATACTATGCATCCAGCTAACTTAATTCCATTTATAGCTTCTAAGGTAGGAAGTGATGCAATAATAGCTATCGATGTTGGAGAACATCAAATGTGGACTGCTCAAAGATATCCATTTAAAAAGCCAAAAACTTTATTAACATCTGGTGGTCTTGGGACAATGGGATTTGGACTTCCTGTATCTATTGGTGCTGCTTTAGTTAATCCTGATAAAAACGTACTTTGCTTTAGTGGAGATGGTTCCATCTTGATGAATATTCAAGAACTAGCTACACTTGCAGATTTTAATCTCAATGTAAAAGTTATTATACTAACCAACCATCATTTAGGATTAGTTAGACAACAACAAGAATTATTTTATAATAAACATTATATTGCATCTAGTTTTATATCTAATCCTAATTTTAAAGTAGTAGCTGAAGGATTTGGAATGAAAGGTTATGATTTAGGTGATGAACAATACCCTTTAGAGAAACTTGAAAACATCTTGAATGAAGAAGGTCCGTGCGTAATTA
- a CDS encoding serine/threonine protein kinase — MRYILDIKECKFLGKGHEGSVYLTPEGYALKIFYKKRKAEDEVEILEQVKDSKFFPKVLFIAKNMVLRDYVEGLNLSQYIKEHGLSYKLSCEIIDLIEDFKILKFKRLNIRNAHIFVDKNENIKVIDPRKIFSKNTPYPKDIIKILVNLNSFDQFLKYLLDYKPNLLPYWTKGYDYYIYMSKKTLCIKMSAS; from the coding sequence ATGAGATACATCTTAGATATAAAGGAATGTAAATTTTTAGGCAAGGGTCATGAAGGTAGCGTTTATTTAACTCCAGAAGGTTATGCATTAAAAATATTCTATAAAAAAAGAAAAGCTGAAGATGAAGTTGAAATTCTAGAACAAGTTAAAGATAGCAAATTCTTTCCAAAAGTATTATTTATAGCTAAAAATATGGTTTTAAGAGATTATGTAGAAGGATTAAATTTATCTCAATATATAAAAGAACATGGTTTATCATACAAACTTTCTTGTGAAATTATAGATTTAATTGAGGATTTCAAAATATTAAAATTTAAAAGACTTAATATTAGAAATGCTCATATATTCGTAGATAAAAATGAAAATATTAAAGTTATAGATCCCAGAAAAATATTTAGTAAAAATACACCTTATCCTAAGGATATAATAAAAATCTTAGTTAACCTAAACTCTTTTGATCAATTTTTAAAATACCTTTTAGATTATAAACCTAATCTTCTTCCATATTGGACAAAAGGATATGATTATTATATATATATGTCAAAGAAAACTTTGTGCATCAAAATGTCTGCAAGCTAG
- a CDS encoding YmaF family protein, with product MRCNYKKDNSYSNENNQYAENYYRIKNHNHEFESSTDYEEDDEGVEHNHRIAGVSGPPIKCGKSHIHKIHVLTDTFDDHFHEICDTTGPAIYIGDGKHIHLIKGTTEEADGHTHDYFFTTLIQDPTNVPEDRKC from the coding sequence ATGAGATGTAATTATAAAAAAGATAATAGTTATTCTAATGAGAATAATCAATATGCAGAAAATTATTATAGAATAAAAAATCATAATCATGAATTTGAATCAAGCACAGATTATGAAGAAGATGATGAGGGAGTAGAACACAATCATCGTATTGCTGGCGTAAGTGGTCCTCCAATAAAATGTGGCAAATCCCATATTCACAAAATACACGTGTTAACAGATACCTTTGATGATCATTTTCATGAAATTTGTGATACTACTGGTCCAGCTATTTATATTGGAGATGGAAAGCACATTCATTTAATCAAGGGTACAACAGAGGAAGCGGATGGACACACACATGATTATTTTTTTACTACTTTAATTCAAGATCCTACTAACGTACCAGAAGATAGAAAATGCTAA
- a CDS encoding CarD family transcriptional regulator, which yields MFKIGDKIVYPNQGIGIIDFIEEKEFKGEKQSYYKMHLLNNTMKVSIPCSMVETSHMRLISDSKTLDNTLKHINKFIHEVETLARINYKERNAIYLGKIKQGTLDNYLEVICNLTQLKKNHSLNSTEKHILRNAKKLVIEEISQAKNLSNDEASNLLDVSIGF from the coding sequence TTGTTTAAGATAGGAGATAAGATCGTTTATCCAAATCAAGGAATAGGAATAATAGATTTTATAGAGGAAAAAGAATTTAAGGGAGAAAAGCAGAGTTATTATAAAATGCATTTATTAAATAATACTATGAAAGTATCAATACCTTGCAGCATGGTGGAAACATCACATATGAGATTGATAAGTGATTCTAAAACTTTAGATAATACTTTAAAACATATAAATAAATTTATACATGAAGTAGAAACATTAGCTAGAATTAATTATAAAGAAAGAAATGCAATTTATTTAGGAAAAATAAAACAGGGAACCTTAGATAACTACTTAGAGGTGATTTGTAATCTTACTCAACTTAAAAAAAATCATTCATTGAATTCAACTGAAAAACATATACTTCGTAATGCTAAGAAACTTGTAATAGAAGAGATATCACAAGCTAAAAATTTATCTAATGATGAAGCAAGTAACCTACTAGATGTATCTATTGGATTTTAA
- a CDS encoding S66 peptidase family protein codes for MIRPRPLKKGDNVGLIGTSSPTPKERIKPAIEAMERLGLNVVLGESCKSSYGFLSGSDELRANDINMMFKDETIKGIFAIRGGYGCARLLNMIDYENIKKNPKIFAGYSDVTALHIAFNQKCKLITFHTPMPATEFYNGVDEYTMEYFKKNIFSNKHIGRLENALSGGDMKSLVGGKAKGRLVGGNLSLVVSLLSTPYELNTKGKILFLEDVDEIPYKIDRMLLQLKQSGKFRDASGIILGKWTNCEASEGCSSLSLIEIFNQLIASENKPTIYNVSCGHCVPTMSLPLGEEVFIDGDKSEIVF; via the coding sequence ATGATAAGACCAAGACCATTAAAAAAAGGTGATAATGTAGGATTAATAGGGACTTCAAGTCCAACTCCTAAAGAACGTATTAAACCAGCTATTGAAGCTATGGAAAGATTAGGACTTAATGTAGTCTTAGGGGAGAGTTGTAAGTCCTCTTATGGTTTTTTATCTGGTAGTGATGAACTTAGGGCAAATGACATAAATATGATGTTTAAAGATGAGACTATTAAGGGGATTTTTGCTATAAGAGGAGGGTATGGTTGTGCTAGATTGCTAAATATGATAGATTATGAAAATATTAAAAAAAATCCAAAGATTTTTGCTGGATATAGTGATGTAACAGCGCTACACATTGCGTTTAATCAAAAATGCAAACTAATAACATTTCATACGCCAATGCCAGCAACTGAATTTTATAATGGTGTAGATGAATATACTATGGAATATTTTAAGAAAAACATTTTTAGTAATAAACACATTGGGCGTTTAGAAAATGCTCTAAGTGGTGGAGATATGAAATCCTTAGTAGGTGGTAAGGCTAAAGGGCGATTAGTTGGAGGAAATCTTTCACTTGTAGTTTCATTGTTGTCTACTCCATATGAGCTTAATACAAAGGGGAAAATTTTATTTTTAGAAGATGTTGATGAAATTCCATATAAAATTGATAGAATGTTATTGCAGTTAAAACAAAGTGGAAAGTTTAGAGATGCTTCAGGTATTATTCTAGGTAAATGGACAAACTGCGAAGCAAGTGAAGGATGTAGTAGCTTAAGCTTAATAGAGATATTTAATCAACTTATTGCTTCGGAAAACAAGCCGACTATTTATAATGTAAGTTGTGGACATTGTGTTCCGACTATGAGTTTGCCACTTGGTGAAGAGGTTTTTATTGATGGAGATAAAAGCGAAATAGTTTTTTAA
- a CDS encoding SH3 domain-containing C40 family peptidase gives MKYGVVIKEIGHIQSIPQNNSENSDEVLLGMNVKIIKKVNNNWYYIRTHYNYQGYINGEELLIDDSISKRWQKCKNVVAIQGLGDVLDMPKAEGHQIASFTRGAQLISTNVLCSKKKFVKVELPNGKFGWVRKEFLEELKTTYDIKDEDNLRESLVRSAFSYIGTQYRWGGKSPLGIDCSGLCSMAYMLNGIIIYRDAKIKEGFPIKRIPIDKMKKGDLLFFPGHVAMYLGNDKYIHASNNNDVVRVNSFNKNDEDYYEYLDGKLKMVGTIF, from the coding sequence ATGAAATATGGGGTTGTTATTAAAGAGATAGGTCATATACAAAGTATTCCACAAAATAATAGTGAGAATTCAGATGAAGTATTATTGGGAATGAATGTGAAAATCATCAAAAAAGTCAACAATAATTGGTATTATATAAGAACTCATTATAATTATCAAGGATATATAAATGGAGAAGAATTGTTGATAGATGATAGTATATCAAAGCGATGGCAAAAGTGCAAAAATGTAGTTGCAATTCAAGGGCTTGGAGATGTACTTGATATGCCAAAAGCAGAAGGACATCAAATTGCAAGTTTCACTAGAGGGGCTCAGTTAATTTCAACTAATGTGCTTTGCAGCAAAAAAAAGTTTGTCAAAGTAGAGCTTCCAAATGGAAAGTTTGGCTGGGTTAGAAAAGAATTTTTAGAAGAATTAAAAACTACCTATGATATTAAAGATGAAGATAACTTAAGAGAGTCATTAGTAAGATCGGCTTTTAGCTATATAGGAACTCAATACAGGTGGGGAGGAAAATCCCCTTTAGGTATAGATTGTTCAGGACTTTGTTCTATGGCTTATATGTTAAATGGAATAATAATTTATAGAGATGCAAAGATAAAAGAAGGATTTCCTATAAAAAGAATTCCGATTGATAAAATGAAAAAAGGAGATTTGCTCTTTTTCCCTGGACATGTGGCTATGTACTTAGGAAATGACAAGTATATTCATGCATCTAATAATAATGATGTGGTTAGGGTAAACAGTTTTAACAAAAATGATGAAGATTATTATGAGTATTTAGATGGAAAGTTAAAAATGGTTGGAACTATTTTTTAA
- a CDS encoding manganese efflux pump, which produces MNYLSSLLLTLSSNFDTISVSLSFGMKKIHINKTSTLLTAIFTSLGTFISMYLGKVLLHFIDPNLSNQFGGTLLSFIGVYFIIEYIRLKKKNNGYDTSHYIGDDSHYKNILEDPIILDVNKSNHIDLLEALILSTALTINNLIIGIGAGIAGISISISVFLNFIVTILSIYCGNFICSTYLSSLLKKYNNLISGTILIIVGILKFII; this is translated from the coding sequence ATGAATTATTTATCATCACTATTATTAACACTTTCTTCTAATTTTGATACTATTTCAGTTTCGTTGTCCTTTGGAATGAAAAAAATACACATAAATAAAACCAGCACCCTACTCACTGCAATCTTTACTTCTCTTGGTACATTTATTTCCATGTATCTTGGGAAAGTATTATTACATTTTATTGATCCTAATTTAAGTAATCAATTTGGTGGTACACTCTTGAGCTTTATTGGAGTTTATTTTATTATTGAGTATATAAGGCTAAAAAAGAAAAATAACGGTTATGACACATCTCATTACATTGGTGATGACTCACACTACAAAAATATTTTAGAAGATCCAATCATATTGGATGTTAATAAATCTAATCATATAGATTTATTAGAAGCTTTAATTCTTTCTACTGCACTTACAATTAATAATTTAATTATAGGTATTGGTGCCGGTATTGCTGGTATAAGTATATCAATAAGTGTGTTCCTAAATTTTATAGTTACGATTTTAAGTATTTATTGTGGAAATTTTATATGCAGCACTTACCTTTCAAGCTTGTTAAAAAAATATAATAATTTAATTTCTGGAACTATTTTAATAATAGTTGGAATCCTTAAGTTTATTATTTAA
- the leuA gene encoding 2-isopropylmalate synthase has product MLNYKKYKKFETIKLKDRTWPDKEIEKAPIWCSVDLRDGNQSLINPMTVEEKIEFFNLLVKLGFKEIEVGFPSASQIEYDFLRKLVDENLIPDDVIVQVLTQARPHLIKKTFESLKNVKKAIVHIYNSTSVLQRDVVFNMTKEEIKEIAIEGTKLVKEYAEKFDGEILLEYSPESFTGTEVEYALEICDAVLDAWEANKDNKVIINLPATVEMDTPNVFADQIEWMCRNFKDRERVILSVHPHNDRGTGVADAELALLAGADRVEGTLFGNGERTGNVDVLNIAYNMFSHGVNPELNLENINEIIEVYERCVKIPVHVRHPYGGNLVFTAFSGSHQDAINKGMKKYQERHDNIWQVPYLPIDPSDLGREYEALVRINSQSGKGGVAFVMDHCYGFKIPKTMQKEFADVIQKMSEVKGEISPSEVMDAFSKEYLDLETPFKLVKSTFSDISENNEYGDTKASIEIIYNGEKRNLEGIGNGPIDSFKRTLAESSLINVTIIDYTEHALSTGSEAKAASYVYMKRNDTDNKTYGVGVDSNITRASIRSMMSAINRLYAK; this is encoded by the coding sequence ATGTTAAATTATAAAAAATATAAAAAATTCGAAACAATAAAATTAAAGGATAGAACTTGGCCAGATAAAGAGATAGAAAAAGCTCCAATTTGGTGTAGTGTAGATTTAAGAGATGGTAATCAATCTTTAATAAATCCTATGACAGTAGAGGAAAAAATAGAATTTTTTAATTTATTAGTTAAACTTGGATTCAAGGAAATTGAAGTGGGATTTCCTTCTGCATCACAAATTGAATATGATTTTTTAAGAAAATTAGTAGATGAAAATCTTATTCCAGATGATGTAATAGTACAAGTTTTAACACAAGCTAGACCACACCTAATCAAGAAAACATTTGAAAGTTTAAAGAACGTAAAAAAAGCAATTGTTCATATATACAATTCAACATCGGTACTTCAAAGAGATGTTGTATTTAATATGACAAAGGAAGAAATAAAAGAAATTGCAATTGAAGGAACAAAATTGGTTAAAGAATATGCAGAAAAGTTTGATGGAGAAATTTTACTTGAATATTCACCAGAAAGTTTTACTGGAACCGAAGTTGAATATGCATTGGAAATTTGTGATGCAGTACTTGATGCATGGGAAGCTAATAAGGATAATAAAGTTATAATAAATCTTCCAGCAACTGTAGAAATGGATACACCTAATGTGTTTGCTGATCAAATTGAATGGATGTGTAGAAATTTTAAAGATAGAGAAAGAGTAATATTAAGTGTGCATCCTCATAATGATAGAGGAACTGGAGTTGCTGATGCAGAGCTTGCATTACTTGCAGGAGCTGACAGAGTTGAAGGGACTTTATTTGGTAATGGGGAAAGAACTGGAAATGTAGATGTATTAAATATTGCGTATAATATGTTCTCTCATGGAGTTAATCCTGAATTAAATCTTGAAAACATAAATGAAATTATTGAAGTATATGAAAGATGTGTAAAAATACCGGTACATGTAAGACATCCATATGGAGGAAATCTTGTGTTTACAGCATTCTCGGGTTCGCATCAAGATGCTATAAATAAAGGAATGAAGAAGTATCAAGAAAGACATGATAATATATGGCAAGTACCGTATTTACCTATAGATCCAAGTGATTTAGGAAGAGAATATGAAGCATTAGTTAGAATAAATTCTCAATCAGGAAAAGGTGGAGTTGCATTTGTTATGGATCATTGTTATGGATTCAAGATTCCTAAGACAATGCAAAAAGAATTTGCTGATGTGATTCAAAAAATGTCTGAAGTAAAAGGCGAAATTTCTCCAAGTGAAGTAATGGATGCATTTAGTAAAGAGTATCTAGATTTAGAAACACCATTTAAGTTAGTTAAATCTACATTCTCTGATATATCTGAAAATAATGAATATGGGGATACGAAAGCAAGTATAGAAATAATTTATAATGGTGAAAAGAGAAATCTTGAAGGTATAGGAAATGGGCCTATAGATTCATTTAAGAGAACTTTAGCTGAGAGTAGTCTAATAAATGTTACAATTATAGATTATACAGAACATGCTTTAAGTACTGGTTCTGAAGCAAAAGCTGCTTCATATGTATATATGAAGAGAAATGATACTGATAATAAAACTTATGGTGTAGGGGTTGATAGCAATATTACAAGAGCATCAATAAGATCAATGATGAGTGCAATTAACAGACTATATGCAAAATAA
- a CDS encoding sensor histidine kinase, with translation MSDKVHTEKTKYTLIEKKDSNKHLSEDLAKHSKKLTEILKKLECKLNCNGVSIFLYDEENNTLELYVKTEKTKVVEREYDLNLYKNIRARVIENKDGLRINVIKDNINNKYTELRNYYVFSYAITYDDEFLGIINIYGDKKYYISEYIQDCFFDKIALMVKNRKLSLELSREVEKRIEIENELEMFLQTSTDLGGIIIKKNDCVKLVKSSKRWKQVLDWDEKELNDMRLNNLIHPDDLEKFNLEIDKALKTGFGENLIIRHKCKNNQYKIIEWNWRYLSKGKIIVFIGKDKTEQLKLIEDKKKLEEIVDLEKFRTEYFTNMSHDLKTPLNIILTSVQVMLANFENEDLSEHYKKMVRHLNGVKQNSYRLLRLVNNIIDITKIDRGYYKLKLGNYNIVSVIEDITLSVVDYMNNKKRKIIFDTTEEEILVACDPEKIERIILNLLSNALKYTNENGVIEINIETDEEKKNVIVHVKNDGELIPKEDCDKIFYRFKQSEKLLERRCEGSGIGLALVKSLIELHGGCIWVNTELAKGAEFIFLIPIKTVGNECEDNIQSKNISSKIEKCTIEFSEIYSI, from the coding sequence ATGTCAGATAAAGTGCACACGGAAAAAACAAAATATACATTAATTGAGAAGAAAGATTCCAATAAGCATTTGAGTGAAGATTTAGCAAAACATTCTAAAAAATTAACTGAAATACTAAAAAAGTTAGAATGTAAACTAAATTGTAATGGAGTAAGTATATTTTTATATGATGAAGAAAATAATACGCTAGAATTATATGTAAAAACAGAAAAAACAAAAGTAGTTGAACGTGAATATGATTTGAATTTATATAAAAATATAAGAGCAAGAGTAATTGAAAATAAAGATGGTTTAAGAATAAATGTCATAAAAGATAATATAAATAACAAATATACAGAATTACGAAATTATTATGTTTTTTCTTATGCTATAACATATGATGATGAATTTTTGGGAATTATAAATATTTATGGAGATAAAAAATATTATATATCTGAATATATACAAGACTGCTTTTTTGACAAGATTGCACTTATGGTAAAAAATAGGAAATTGTCATTGGAGCTAAGTAGAGAAGTTGAAAAAAGAATTGAAATAGAAAATGAATTAGAAATGTTCCTACAAACTTCGACTGATTTAGGCGGAATAATTATTAAGAAAAATGATTGCGTTAAATTAGTTAAGTCCAGTAAGAGATGGAAGCAAGTTTTAGATTGGGATGAAAAAGAACTTAATGATATGCGATTAAATAATTTAATACATCCAGATGATTTAGAAAAATTTAATTTAGAAATTGATAAAGCACTTAAAACTGGATTTGGGGAAAATTTAATTATAAGGCATAAATGTAAAAATAATCAGTATAAAATTATAGAATGGAATTGGAGATATTTATCTAAAGGAAAGATAATTGTTTTCATTGGAAAAGATAAAACAGAACAGTTGAAATTAATCGAAGATAAAAAAAAGCTAGAAGAGATAGTTGATTTAGAAAAGTTCAGAACTGAATATTTTACAAATATGTCTCATGATTTAAAGACACCATTAAATATAATATTGACTTCTGTACAAGTAATGCTTGCTAATTTCGAAAATGAAGATTTAAGTGAACATTATAAAAAAATGGTTAGACATTTAAATGGTGTTAAACAAAATTCATATAGGTTATTAAGACTTGTGAATAATATAATTGATATTACAAAAATAGACAGAGGATACTATAAGCTTAAGCTTGGAAACTATAATATAGTAAGTGTAATTGAGGATATAACATTATCAGTTGTAGACTATATGAATAATAAAAAGAGAAAAATTATTTTTGATACAACTGAAGAAGAAATTTTAGTTGCTTGTGATCCGGAAAAAATAGAGAGAATAATACTTAATCTATTATCAAATGCTTTAAAATATACAAATGAAAATGGAGTTATTGAAATAAATATAGAAACAGATGAAGAGAAGAAAAATGTAATTGTGCATGTAAAAAATGATGGAGAGCTAATACCAAAGGAAGATTGTGATAAGATATTTTATAGATTTAAGCAGTCTGAGAAACTTTTAGAGAGAAGATGTGAAGGCAGTGGTATAGGATTAGCACTTGTCAAGTCACTTATAGAGCTACATGGGGGATGTATATGGGTTAATACAGAACTTGCAAAAGGTGCTGAATTTATATTCTTAATTCCAATAAAAACAGTAGGAAATGAGTGCGAAGATAATATACAATCCAAAAATATAAGCTCGAAAATAGAAAAATGCACTATTGAGTTTTCAGAGATATATTCAATATAG